The genome window TTTAATACAGAGTGTTGTGTCAGTTATGGCATGCTTTTTAAATTCTTGTTGTAACATGGCTTTACAGGAAACGATTATTTAGCTTGATCAATGATCAGCCTACTGTCTTTGAGGTTGTGACGGAAAGGAAGCCTATAAAGGATAAACCAACCATGGGCAGTGGAAGCAAATCTAAGGGTAGCTTGAAGGTTTGATCAAACAAACTCGTTTCTCTGAGTAATATTTGGGAACCATAGAAGCTTTGATACTGATAGGTTTAACACAATAAGATAATTACTTGTCTAAAATGATTATTAGTTACCTGGATTCTATTGCACAGTGTTTTGATTTTACATAGAGTAACACTGactaagtttaaattgaacTGGTTCCATCATCTATGGACACCCAAATCCCCAAGGTTTTCAAACTCAATCCCTGTTTGTTCCATAGAAGATGATAATTGCAGTCAAGAAAATGTTAGTGGTCTGGAATTCTGGATTCTATTAGTTGGTTTTAAGATCTTATATGTAAAATGACACTAACCAAGTATAAATTGAACCAGCTGTATATGCAAATACCCCTCTAGGGTTTCaactcaatctcatttttcctaaagagaaagaaaatgggaaaagtaaaaaatgagAGAAACCTCAATCTAGAAGTTTTTATCATCTACTAGAATGTGAGGATCTGGTTATGAAATAAAACTTCAAATcaggaagagaaagaaaagtctGTAAAGGGAATAATAGTTAAGTGAGTTGCATGGCAATTTTGGTTAGTGTTACAATTCTAATGAGGTTAGCATAGTACAATTATTGGGGCTTAGAATATTAACGTTATCTTGGAGCATTGGATTTTCTCAGTGACggaagaaatctttttcttcagTCTTTTGCCCTTTTCCATAATCTATCTCTAGATCTGCTGTATATGAGTATTATCTAAAGCATGCCTCTTTCCCGAGCCAATGACTTTTGTTATTCTATGCAGAGGTCAAGTGATGGCCAAGTGAAAACCAACCCTAGGCTCACAGATGAGATTTAcgaggatgatgaagatgagCAAAGTGAAACCTTCTGCGGGAGCTGTGGTGGAAACTACAATGCAGATGAGTTTTGGATTGGCTGTGACATCTGTGAAAGATGGTACCATGGAAAGTGTGTGAAGATAACACCTGCTAAGGCTGAGAGTATTAAGCAATACAAATGCCCGTCTTGCGTGAAGAAGGGCAGATAGTACTGGCTATCAGAGTCATAACTGAAGGGAACAGAGAGCATTTCTTCTGTTGCTGCAAATGTGAAGCTGGAACATCACAGTTCTATTTAGCTCATATGTTAGATCATTCACTTTTGAGGGATTGCGTCTAAGAGGTCGGAATTCGCGTGATTCCCTGCAAAATCGTTCTGTATGCCAACTTGTGTCTTAGAGTATCTTACTTTATCATATAGACGAAGTATATCTGTATAATTACAGTTATTTTATAACTTCCATAGTAATTTAACTGCAGGATGATGTTTTTTCCACTAGTTTTCTTGATGATCTCGACTCCCTTTCGAAGTGTGCTGAATATATATTGATTTCTTTAGCTCCTCTTAGCGATCCTATGTTTTTCAAGATGACCTATGCTCGATTGTAAACCCAGCCAACTCTACTAGTCAGTTGGCTAGTGTTGCGTCCAATCCATGCTAGTGAGTCATTTTGTTGATGAATCGTTCAAGAATCCCCTTGAAAGCTTGAACATGGTATGTTCTCTCAATAAGTTGAGATCAGAGGTACTCTCACATTGCCTCAACTGTTACCATCTTCTGTTTTCAAGTTGTCGCCCTGGCCCAGTGGACCCTTCATGGCTCAACCCAGAAGGCTTAAGTGGTTTGCCTAGTTACACattctttggacaaatcgggcgCTAACCTTCAAATTCCCCACCCGTAATAGCAGAGAATCTTGTCTGACGTGGAATGGAGTTGGACTCTACCAAGGCTTGATTTCACATCACTTCACCAGGTATTGCCTTCCGAAAATGATAAGGATACTTTACTTTTTTTCTCCCCGACTATCCCAAATGTTGAAATTAATGCAcataattcatatgaaatcgtgggCATCACGTGCGCGTCAATATCTGCTGTGTGCCTTAACCGCTCTCTCCTCTGTTCTCAATATGATGCCTAACTCACATAAGGGCGAACTTTGTTTACGATTCCGCACAAGAAGTCTCTGTCTTAATCAAGCACCAACCTTGAAATTCCACATCCTAgtaaacaacaaagaaactcTTTTAGAGTCTGAGGTTGCTTGGACTCTGCTTTGAATCTTAGTATACAACGACAATTACAGACATTTTGGGGCATCAACAGCTTCTTAGTGGCCATCGCCCACAGCTATGTATTTGTCCTGTTCCACATCCTTTTTAATCTTCCGCACAAGGAGGCCACTGCGATTCCATTTCTCGGCCGCCCAGTACCCCCATCTGATTAACTCAGATATGGTTTCAAGTCGGTCGGATGGCTCTGGTAAAGAACGCTTACGCTGGACACAAGAGCTACATGATCTGTTCGAAGTGTCAGTCAGCAAACTTGGCGGCCCCGACAGTACGCCTGAATtcattttctatatatttttgtaatGTTAGTGCATTTTGATTTTCTGGTTATGTAAGTGTTAACACTGCtaaaaagtctcacatcggGATTGCTTTGAGCTAACGACGTTGTTtataattgtgaacttaacatCAAACACTTGAGTCGTCTTTTGAAGGACAAAGTCACACGGGCCTTAGGGGCCTAAGCGTTGACAATACCTCACGTGGATTGTTTCTTCTACTTCTCACTTACTTCATCtcatctctcaatttcttcaaattataacgtGATATCGTATCATAAACTCGATCCCAATGACCTCCCGTATATTCCACTTATCGAGTCTCGCATAATCGAGTGTACAAGTGCGAGAATGTTAAGACTTGTGGAAAGTCCCACATCAATTTGGTGTAAACTAACCTCAAACCTTCTCATCTTATCTCAATCTCTTCAAAAAATAACAGGTTGTATTATTGTTGAGGTTAATTTGTATGTGCTTGATAGGGGCAACACCGAAGGGCATATTGAAGGCTATGGGCGTTTCTGGACTCACCATCTACCATGTCAAAAGCCACTTACAGGCACCtcctctgtctctgtctctatctctgtttttctttttttcttttttggataattctgttaattagtttagtcaacaattctcacataaggatcTAAAGTAAGggtttttaatggtgtggatgagtgTGATGACATGTGGGGCCCATTACTTTGtatcccacatgtttcaaatcaatgatataaatatacacccttattttacacccttactttagacccttatgtgagaatttctCTTAGTTTATAATCTTATACTCTTGCTTCTGTACTTGCTCTTCAGAAATATAGGATCTCAAAATTTATCCCTGAGTCGACCAACAGTAAGTTTAACAGTAGTTTCATTTCAGTATCTAATCGTTGCCTTTATCAAGCTGTGTGGACGAGTCTTTGCCTCCAAAAACATTGTCCGCTCTAGAGTAGGAATGCCTGCAGAGATACCCAGAGCGGACAATACATTTGGATACAAAGACGCATTCACATAAACTAAGATCAAAATTTAAAGATTTATATTTGTTTCTCATCAGGAGGCAAGTTTGAGAGGAAAAATCTGTCTGAATTATTTCCGAATTTCAGCACAACATCGTAAGTCATACCATATCTGCTAAAATTGCTTGATGAGTTGATGATCACCTGTTTCTTTTCTAACTCGTGAATTAAGCACATAATTTTCACAAAACTATGGCAGGTTGTCTCAACTGAATGAAGCTCTAAGAATGCACATGGAAGCACAGTGCCAACTGAATGATGGAACTGAGGTAGCTACACAAATAATCAATGagcattacttttttttttgttaccagGGTACCATCAAGCTTAGTATGTCCCTCAAAACAGCTGAGTGGGGTGTGAATTGGTGCCAAAACAGTCTGCACCACGTTAACGACATGTAAGACTGGACCGAAGTTCATCTAGGAGAAATGGAGCTCCTAACCCCTCTCCGAAAGTGGACAGACCcacaaaatcaagaaaatacTCCTAACTAGTTTGACTTTGGACAACTGAGTGGGCGTAAACTGACCGCCAAAACAGTCTACACCATAATGACAACAGGTAAGATCGGGGCGAAGCTCACGCGAGAGAAATGAAGCTCTTTAACCCCTCCTCAAAAGTGAGCAGACCCATGGAACTAGTAAAACTCCATGAAAACACTCTCAATTGGTTTGAACTCCCAACCTTAACATTATCCGCCTTAAGACCAGAAATATAACCAACTAACTTATTGTTTCATGGTTTTATATGAGCATTACGCATATTATTTAATCAGTAATTAATTTAGTCTTGACGCATAATATGTTGAAGGTTCAAAGAAGCTTGAAGCTTAAAATGGAAGCCCAGTCGAGATATTTTGACAGAATTGCAGACGACCACCATCGAGACCAGACAGCTACCATTGCAAAACCCAACTACCAGCCTTCCTCTTCAATATCACTGCCCCCACTAGAGGAGTCAGAGTCTAATGCTAAGGAATTTGAATCTGATTCAGATGGAGACATAACTCAAATACAATCAGAGGAATTTCAAGCTCTCAAGAGGATGAAGACTACTACCCAATACAGTAATGTTACCAGTACTCCATGGTTGAGAGAATCAGAAGTTTCATATGGTGCTCATGATGGTATAAGCTTTCCTTGGAATAATACTGCATCCTGCTGCCCTTCGCCTTTAATGCCTAGCTTTTTCTAGATTTCAGAATGTGTGTGATTTTGCagaataagaaagaaagaagaccaTATTGTAAGTGatatttgattgttttcatGGTCATTTACACCAAAAGAGTATATTTATTCAAGAAAGACCATGAGAACAACCAAACATGTCTATATAGTGATTGCTATATATAACTAATTAAAAGATTGCACTATTGTAGAAGTATAGTGTAATATATATACCAGATGCAAATAAACAACTGAATTTACACTAGCAGTGAGCAATCTACACTACATTTTCCAATGTATACAAGAGAAAGATGAAGGGTGCTTAAAACACCAACCCCTGGATTCAAACAACagtaaatgttttttcattgCAAAATAATTTAAAGGAAAATATTGCCTGCTTCAACGATAATCATTTGGGAAATTCACATCCAAGAAAGTAGTTCCCCGAAAAACAACAGTGTATATGGCAGGCAAGGAAGCACCACCAAGAAATTACAAACTAAGATATTACAGACCAACAATGCCGGTAAGAACCATCATTTCATTCATAGTGGACGATATAAAGGATGCTAAAGATTAAACAATTCAGGAATGGGAGAGCAACAACAGATGTGATCAATGAATTTTAAGTCTGACAGGAGAGATTTTAAAATGAAAGATGCGCTGAAGATCAACTACCTCATCGAAAGGGAAATTATAGGATGAATCATAAGAACATTGAAACTGCAGGATTCCAAACAAAGAGATAACACACCTAATTTCTGAGAGAGTTGTCATTAATTTTCCAAACCAAGAGTCTGGCCATGTGAGCAATGTGAGTGTAATTTAAGCCGAAAAAATACACTACGTGATTTTTGTGTCTCTTTGACATAATATATTACCGATTACATCCTTGAAGAGTACACATATAACACATCCTCAACCAGAAACACTCACCCGAGATCGAAGTGGCAGAGGACAGAATCTTACATGCTTTCCTGGCATCAGACAATGTATTTGTACACCTAACTCTGGGAGACAGATAAGGTGCAAAAGTTGCTTCATATACGTCACCGCCAAGCAATAAGGGCACCTCATATTCAAGGCCTCCACTGAGAATTAATCATGAAGAAAGCGAAATCCAAGAGATATGGGGAATGTTCTATCACTTCTCTAGCTAGCATGTATAAATGAGATAGGACCTATTCACTCACTCCCCCAAGTTTAGTGACCCATCTTTCATCAACTTGACACTTAGACTGTTAAATCTCCCTCTTGAGTAATGACGAGATGCCTTTCTCCAGTCTGTTCCAGTTCTCATCATGGCAGCAAATTCATCATAGCTTATACGCCCGTCCTGTGTTCATGGCAAAGTTAGATTGGAAATTACCTTACTTAAAATCACATCCAAGCAAAATATAGCTTTTCACCTTGTCTGTGTCCACTTCATGGAAGATGTCATTGGCTACATCCGTACAATCATCAGCTCCATCTTCCATCAAGGCATCACGCAGCTCATCTGGTTCGATGTACCCATTACCATCCTTGTCAAAATAGGAGAAAGCCTTGCGAATATGCTCATCATTGGCCATCCTTTGTAGATGGAGTGAAACAGCAATAAATTCTCCACAGTCCAGTGTTCCTTTGCCATTAGTATCTATCTGTACCAGAAACCTTGTTCAGATTCAAAATGCATAAAATCAAgagggagaaaaggaaaagaaaagatgtcCATCTCTTTCAGCACTCTTtcataaaaaaatgaatgaaaaaaaagaagaaaaaaaaaagccaagaaaATGCATAGTAATTGATAAGTTATGTTCCTATATGTCCACCATTCCAAAATCTTATTTGAGTCTACTAGTGCAAAGTAGAATCCAACTACACTCACAGCTTCTACAAGTGTTTGAACCTCAGACTCTATGAGCTGGGAGCCAAAATTATGAAGTCCAGCTTTCAATTCTTCAATTGAAACAATGCCATCATTATCAGTGTCTATCTTCTTGAACATTTCTTTGACATCTTCAACCTCTTCAATAGACAGGAATTCAGCAATAACCTGATCGGAAGTCACAATCAACAATATGCAGCAAATGATAAAgctcgaaaaaaaaaattacgagGCATAGTTAACAAACCCGGAGGGCTTTTCTCTTGAATCTGTTCATCATAGAAAATTGCTTAAGCCTCGACTTGACAACATCTCCAAGTGGTACATTTGGTGCCTTTTTCGCATTTTGAAGCCAAGGATGTTCTGTTACAGGAGGCATCATACAATAGGTAACTGGTTTAAAACTCATCATATAACTAAAATTTGTTTAGTGCTCAAATGTGACGCTTCGCATAACTAGTTCAATTCTTTTAGCCATAAACCTTATCTTATAGTTTTTAAAGAAATGAAATAAAGCACTCCAGTTATATAAGCACAAGCATTGGCACTGAATAGCAAATTAGTAATACAAGTCCTGATAAAATGAGCACATTCACAGTATTCCAGCTCTAGGTATGAAAACCAGAGCCAACCAATACTAATGCAGTGCATGTAACGAAGTAGATTGCAGCCTTCAAATGTCCAACAATAACAATTTCCATATTACACAATCTTTAATGCTCAGTTTCAGTTCTTGTAGCAATTAAGAGAAATGAATATTGTTGAACTGGCTATAAACACTTCATTTCTTTATCACTGTTACAGTTTCCTTTTCCTTCCCTATGCACTTTCCAAGATAAAGTTTAGAATTGAACTGTAGAAACAAGTCAAGCATCTACAACTTTGACACACACATAGCAACATAAATCATTCATGAACTTTTATAGTGTCAAAAGTCTATTGTGTTAACTATATATTAATTTTGGTCATACAGAAATATCCAAAAAAAGGGGAATTGTAGGACCAttttgtagagagagaaaataacacaaaaggaagaaggaaaaggagCACAAAGTTTACTTTCTCTAATTCGGTGCCTGATAGGGCGATTGTCTAGTGCCTTGGGTGATAGAGGGTTTTGGTGTATTAAGTACCCCTTTGTGCTAATAATTGCTCTATATTGACAGAAGTTTACTTTGGACGATTGGATTTATTCTTTTAATAAGtggttacaatttttttttatttattgttttggataatacaagcgaacatgtggcccaatgaTTGAGttacaggggtgcaacctagagttTACAAGTTCAATTCTAGAAACAGCCTCGCCAAGTATTATGTGAAGGTAAGGTATGTGTACATCCTGCCATATCAAGATCATGATCTAGATTCGATACAAGGCTAGAAGCACCAGAAAAAGCAGTTGATCGGGAAGTATATCCAGTAGTAGATCCGAATGAATCTTTTCTTAGATTTTTTAAGTAGCAGCCGactactttttcttcttttacttcACTCTTATCAAATTGTAAGAGGGAGGGCTGACTGGACTGACTCAGGGAATGGTCAATCTCCTCTGGAACATGCTGCACACCCACCTGATTGATTTTACCAAAGCTCACGTTCTCTCCAGTAGTAACTAATTATCAAAAGTCAACTATAGATTTCTCCACTTTCAAATTAACAGTATCAATTTTCCTCACAATAAATTTCCACTAAGTTTCTTCACATCTAAATTAACAGTCTCTATCAAAATGCTTAATATTCTGGATCACATGCTTCCTCAAAACAAAATTAGCCCAAAGAATAATAGTCAACCCCAAGCCCAAACAGAAAAAAGTAagtaaatactaaataaaaGCATACACCCAAAAGGTAACAAAACACTAAAACAAGAAGTAGTGTTTTTTTACTTACTGGGGGCAGAGACTTTGTAAAGCATAAACAAGGGAATTGCGAAAATCACAAATAATATGTGGCATGGACAAAAGGAATCAAAATTACCTAGCACTTGCTTTGCAGTTAATCGAATCTTTGGGTCTGGCTCCAACATTTGCCTGACTAGACTCTTAGCACTTTCTGAAATGCTTGGCCACGGGTCTCGTTTGAAATCAATTATGCCACGTATAATGGCTTGCGCAACACCTTGCTCAGACTCTGCATTACAAGGTAAACAATTCTTTTGATGAAAGGAAAATGCAGTATATCAACACAAACTAGAATTCAAGAGGTTTTTCTTGTTACTGAATGCAAATTCACAAAAAAGGTTGTCGAAAAGAGTGAGTGTCACTGTGCTAATGTACcagagagaaatagagattgTAAACAAATCTTTTGCATAAGGCTCCCACAGTAGACGGGGTCGGAGACAGGCCGATGTACGAAgatcttacccccacataatatgtggggagGCTATTTTCAGGAAATGAaaatgtgacctctaggttgcacccagAGAAAAAGATATTACCTGCCCAAAATGGGGGAACCCCACATAGCAAAATGTAAAGAATAACTCCAGCACTCCAAATATCTATTTCTGGCCCATAGTTCCGCTTCAGCACCTCAGGCGCCATATAATATGGACTCCCAACAATTTCAGAGAACCTCTCACCTGCGATGTTGCAAATAATTATCAAATGGCATCCAGTAGGGAAATTTAAGAGTCCGAAAGATCATAACAAACAACCGAAAGGATAAGGTCTATAAGCTTGGGGAGTCTTTAATGTCTAgacaacataacttgatcgCTATTTTGACCAAAAACTTAAGACAATGAATTAAGGTAGTGGTGAATCAtcttattaaaattttaaaatgcatGTCATGGATACTATGCGACTCTTCATGGAATGGATGAGACAAAATTAACATAACCTGCTATACAAGTCACCAAT of Tripterygium wilfordii isolate XIE 37 chromosome 13, ASM1340144v1, whole genome shotgun sequence contains these proteins:
- the LOC120013813 gene encoding PHD finger protein ALFIN-LIKE 1-like, whose translation is MASSPRAVEEIFKDYNGRRAGVVRALTHNVDEFYGLCDPEKDNLCLYGHPNETWEVTLPAEEVPPELPEPALGINFARDGMQRKDWLSLVAVHSDSWLLSVAFYFGARLNRNERKRLFSLINDQPTVFEVVTERKPIKDKPTMGSGSKSKGSLKRSSDGQVKTNPRLTDEIYEDDEDEQSETFCGSCGGNYNADEFWIGCDICERWYHGKCVKITPAKAESIKQYKCPSCVKKGR
- the LOC120012035 gene encoding myb family transcription factor PHL7-like; amino-acid sequence: MYLSCSTSFLIFRTRRPLRFHFSAAQYPHLINSDMVSSRSDGSGKERLRWTQELHDLFEVSVSKLGGPDRATPKGILKAMGVSGLTIYHVKSHLQKYRISKFIPESTNRGKFERKNLSELFPNFSTTSLSQLNEALRMHMEAQCQLNDGTEVQRSLKLKMEAQSRYFDRIADDHHRDQTATIAKPNYQPSSSISLPPLEESESNAKEFESDSDGDITQIQSEEFQALKRMKTTTQYSNVTSTPWLRESEVSYGAHDGISFPWNNTASCCPSPLMPSFF
- the LOC120012032 gene encoding calcium-dependent protein kinase 13-like isoform X1 → MGNCCRSPAAVAREDVKSNFSGHDHNRKDAGAGKKVPITVLTDVAKENIEEKYLVDRELGRGEFGVTYLCIDRDSRELLACKSISKRKLRTAVDIEDVRREVAIMKHLPRSSSIVTFREACEDDNAVHLVMELCEGGELFDRIVARGHYTERAAAEVTRTIMEVVQLCHKHGVIHRDLKPENFLFANKKENSPLKAIDFGLSIFFKPGERFSEIVGSPYYMAPEVLKRNYGPEIDIWSAGVILYILLCGVPPFWAESEQGVAQAIIRGIIDFKRDPWPSISESAKSLVRQMLEPDPKIRLTAKQVLEHPWLQNAKKAPNVPLGDVVKSRLKQFSMMNRFKRKALRVIAEFLSIEEVEDVKEMFKKIDTDNDGIVSIEELKAGLHNFGSQLIESEVQTLVEAIDTNGKGTLDCGEFIAVSLHLQRMANDEHIRKAFSYFDKDGNGYIEPDELRDALMEDGADDCTDVANDIFHEVDTDKDGRISYDEFAAMMRTGTDWRKASRHYSRGRFNSLSVKLMKDGSLNLGE